The Corvus cornix cornix isolate S_Up_H32 chromosome 12, ASM73873v5, whole genome shotgun sequence genome includes a window with the following:
- the LOC104683426 gene encoding acylamino-acid-releasing enzyme: MELPVQPRAEELSELYRELSQHPGLSTACLGPDLTTQYGGKYCSLYTEWSQRDLARAENIKFCRQYLIFHDGASIVYSGPAGTCSEIKDELLSRESPSGMLKAVLRKVPDKEKEKQFLEVWDQNRKVKSIDLTALDKHGSVYDDDQFGCLAWSHSETHLLYVAEKKRPKAESFFESKAPELGTSDEDTGHPKKEDAPVKGEKFVYHEDWGETLSTRSVPVLCVLDIEGNSISVLEGIPEHLSPGQAFWSPEDTGVVFVGWWHEPFRLGLRHCTNRRSALFYVDLTGGRCELLSEDTRAVWSPRLSPDGCRIVYLENDVLGPHQQCSRLRMYDWYTKHTSTVLEAVPRQAWGAFPGIYCGALPGMCWAADSRRILLDTAQRSQQDVFVVDTATGTTTSLTADAPQGSWSVLTIDRDLLVARFSTPSCPPMLKVAVLPAAGHEAQTQWICLQDAPPVPGITWGIRTLQPPPEQEHPQYEDLDFDAILMRPSEGPTAQKPPLVVMPHGGPHSVFTAGWMLYPAALCRVGFAVLLVNYRGSLGFGQDNVASLPGNVGTQDVRDVQLCVERVLQEEALDASRVALVGGSHGGFLACHLIGQFPDTYHACVVRNPVVNIASMVATTDIPDWCLTETGLPYKPDALPDPAQWTEMLHKSPIRYVDQVRAPVLLMLGEDDRRVPPKQGLEYYRALKARGLPTRLLWYPGNNHALASVEAEADGFMNMALWLLKHLQC, translated from the exons ATGGAGCTGCCG GTACAGCCACGTGCGGAGGAGCTGTCGGAGCTGTACCGAGAGCTGAGCCAGCACCCGGGGCTCAGCACCGCCTGCCTCGGCCCCGACCTCACCACCCAGTACGGGGGCAAGTACTGCAGCCTCTACACCG aGTGGTCACAGCGGGACCTGGCAAGGGCTGAGAACATCAAGTTCTGCCGTCAGTACCTCATCTTCCACGATGGAGCCTCCATTGTCTACTCCGGGCCCGCTGGCACCTGCTCTGAGATAAAGGATGA GCTGCTGAGCCGTGAGTCCCCCAGTGGGATGCTGAAGGCTGTCCTGCGCAAGGTCCCTgacaaggagaaggagaagcagtTCCTGGAG GTCTGGGATCAGAACCGGAAGGTGAAGAGCATTGACCTGACAGCGCTGGACAAGCACGGCAGCGTCTACGACGatg ACCAGTTTGGGTGCCTTGCCTGGTCGCACTCGGAGACCCACCTGCTCTATGTGGCGGAGAAGAAGCGTCCCAAGGCTGAGTCCTTCTTTGAGAGCAAAGCCCCTGAGCTGGGCACCTCTGACGAGGACACGGGGCACCCCAAGAAGGAGGATGCACCGGTCAAG ggcgAGAAGTTCGTGTACCACGAGGACTGGGGGGAGACGTTGAGCACCCGCAGTGTGCCCGTCCTCTGCGTCCTGGACATCGAGGGCAACAGCATCTCGGTGCTGGAGGGCATCCCAGAGCACCTCTCTCCCGGCCAG gCTTTCTGGTCGCCTGAGGACACCGGTGTGGTGTTCGTGGGCTGGTGGCACGAGCCTTTCCGCCTGGGGCTGCGGCACTGCACGAACCGCCG gtCAGCGCTTTTCTACGTGGACCTGACAGGCGGAAGATGCG agctgctctctgaggACACCAGGGCTGTGTGGTCACCACGACTCAGCCCTGACGGCTGCCGCATCGTCTACCTGGAGAACGACGTCCTGGGCCCCCACCAGCAGTGCAGCCGCCTCCGCATG TATGACTGGTACACCAAACACACCAGCACGGTGCTGGAGGCTGTGCCACGGCAAGCATGGG GTGCCTTCCCGGGAATCTACTGTGGCgcactgccagggatgtgctgggctGCCGACAGCCGCAGGATCCTGCTGGACACGGCCCAGCGCAGCCAGCAG GATGTGTTCGTGGTGGACACAGCGACAGGCACCACAACTTCGCTGACAGCTG ATGCCCCCCAGGGAAGCTGGTCTGTCCTCACCATCGACCGGGACCTCTTGGTGGCCAGGTTCTCCACCCCTAGCTGCCCCCCCATGTTG aAAGTGGCTGTTCTGCCTGCCGCTGGCCATGAGGCACAGACACAGTGGATCTGCCTGCAGGACGCACCCCCTGTACCTGGCATCACCTGGGGCATCCgcaccctgcagcccccaccAGAGCAGGAGCACCCCCAGTACG AAGACCTGGACTTCGATGCCATCCTGATGCGCCCAAGTGAGGGTCCCACTGCCCAGAAGCCCCCCTTGGTTGTGATGCCCCATG GGGGTCCCCACTCCGTCTTCACAGCCGGGTGGATGCTGTACCCGGCGGCGCTGTGCCGCGTgggctttgctgtgctgctgg TGAATTACCGCGGCTCGCTGGGCTTTGGCCAGGACAACGTGGCCTCCCTGCCAGGCAACGTGGGCACACAGGACGTACGTGATGTGCAG CTCTGCGTGGAGcgggtgctgcaggaggaggcGCTGGATGCCAGCCGGGTGGCACTGGTTGGTGGCTCGCATGGGGGCTTCCTGGCGTGCCACCTCATCGGGCAGTTCCCTGACACCTACCATGCCTGCGTGGTGCGCAACCCCGTGGTGAACATCGCCTCCATGGTGGCCACCACCGACATCCCAGACTG GTGCCTGACAGAGACAGGGCTGCCCTACAAACCTGATGCCCTGCCAGACCCAGCTCAGTGGACAGAGATGCTGCACAAGTCACCCATACGCTATGTTGACCAA gtccGTGCACCCGTGCTGCTGATGCTGGGGGAGGACGACCGGCGTGTACCACCCAAGCAGGGGCTGGAGTATTACCGTGCCCTCAAGGCCCGGGGGCTGCCCACGCG gctgctctggtACCCAGGGAACAACCACGCGCTGGCCAGCGTTGAAGCCGAAGCAGATGGCTTCATGAACATGGCGCTGTGGCTGCTCAAGCACCTGCAGTGCTAA
- the LOC104683425 gene encoding acylamino-acid-releasing enzyme, which translates to MRGSGSSWRAATGRGAGAGLLLRALAGVPLRAAENSPMATGATEKGVKHAPSLIQAADGPAACYRELSRFPAVTRAALRAAAGGQTFLLYTECSRPDLARRRLLRFGRHYSLRRTAGREGLAVSRTALSAEIHNQLLSQDSPTGQRRAVLKRCPRQGHELLEVWDSGGCSHSVDLTALGKHGEVYTEGPFACLAWSHSETRLLYVAEKSQPKRQPPCPWDVPGAAWPAAEDEDEEGKQFVYHEDWGETLSTRSEPVLCILDLEGLSLSVLEGVPEHLSPGQALWSPNDHGVVFVGWWHKPFRLGLNACSNRRSGIFHLDLASGCCELLSAENGSACSPQLSPDGQRLLYLEGVVGGPHRQCLCLRMVTWQTRQTVTVLDVVQEPTEAFAGLYAEVLPPRCWAADSRRAVLGTPQRSRTDLLLVDTEAATVTNLTAGSPEGCWELLTLQWDLLVATCSAPHHPPSLVVAVLPPAGQELSLDWVPVEDTPTVPGVTWKTLMVQPPCSRQGPAAQDTQAFEALLLSPSDGTPPHPLVVCPHGGPHAVFDARWRPSMAALCRLGFAVLLVNYRGSLGFGQASISSLLSHVGEQDVADTQLAVEQALHREPLDPHRLALLAGSHGAFIALHLLTREPERYQACALRSPVSNLPALLGTSDIPDWRYTSLGLPYSFERVPRAEEVATMLLRSPISQAAQVQTPVLLCVGARDRRVSPMQALELYRVLRARGVPARLLWYPEGGHALAGVETEADVFTNCAHWLLQHLGQPRQDGTGRHRP; encoded by the exons ATGCGGGGCAgcgggagcagctggagggctGCCACCGGCCGGGGCGCCGGCGCCGGGCTGCTCCTGCGTGCCTTGGCAGGCGTCCCACTGCGGGCGGCAGAGAACAGCCCCATGGCCACAGGGGCGACCGAGAAGGGTGTGAAG CATGCTCCTTCCCTCATCCAGGCGGCCGACGGCCCCGCTGCCTGCTACAGGGAGCTGAGCCGGTTCCCTGCCGTCACCCGTGCCGCCCTCAGGGCCGCGGCTGGCGGGCAGACTTTCCTGCTCTACACCG AGTGCAGCCGCCCCGACCTGGCCCGCCGGCGGCTCCTGCGCTTCGGCCGCCACTACAGCCTGCGGCGCACAGCCGGCCGCGAGGGCCTCGCCGTCAGCCGGACCGCGCTCAGCGCCGAGATCCACAACCA GCTCCTCAGCCAGGACTCGCCCACGGGGCAGCGCCGCGCCGTGCTCAAACGCTGCCCGCGGCAGGGCCACGAGCTGCTGGAG GTGTGGGACAGCGGGGGATGCAGCCACAGCGTGGATCTCACGGCGCTGGGGAAGCACGGGGAGGTCTACACGGAGG GGCCCTTTGCCTGCCTGGCCTGGTCGCACTCAGAGACACGGCTCCTCTATGTGGCTGAGAAGAGCCAGCCCAAACGACAGCCCCCCTGCCCCTGGGatgtgccaggagcagcctggcctgcagcagaggatgaggatgaggag GGCAAGCAGTTTGTGTACCATGAGGACTGGGGGGAAACCCTGAGCACACGCAGCGAGCCCGTCCTCTGCATCCTGGACCTGGAGGGCCTCAGCCTGTCAGTGCTGGAGGGAGTCCCGGAGCACCTCTCCCCCGGCCAG GCCCTGTGGTCCCCGAATGACCATGGTGTGGTGTTCGTGGGCTGGTGGCACAAGCCCTTCCGCCTGGGGCTGAATGCCTGCTCCAACAGGAG GTCAGGGATTTTCCACTTGGACCTGGCCAGCGGGTGCTGCG agctgctgtcagcagagaaTGGTTCTGCCTGCTCCCCCCAGCTGAGCCCTGATGGCCAGCGCCTGCTCTACCTGGAGGGGGTTGTTGGGGGGCCCCACCGGCAGTGCTTGTGCCTACGCATG GTCACCTGGCAGACAAGGCAGACAGTGACGGTGCTCGACGTGGTGCAGGAGCCCACGGAGG CCTTCGCCGGGCTCTatgcagaggtgctgccacCGCGGTGCTGGGCAGCCGACAGCCGGCGAGCCGTGCTGGGCACCCCGCAGCGGAGCCGCACA GACCTGCTGCTTGTGGATACGGAGGCGGCCACAGTCACCAACCTGACAGCAG GATCACCTGAagggtgctgggagctgctcacTCTCCAGTGGGACCTGCTGGTGGCCACCTGCTCAGCCCCCCACCACCCCCCCAGCCTG GTGGTGGCCGTGCTGCCGCCAGCAGGCCAGGAGTTGTCCCTTGACTGGGTGCCAGTGGAGGACACCCCGACAGTGCCTGGTGTCACCTGGAAGACTCTGATGGTCCAGCCACCCTGCAGTAGGCAGGGCCCCGCTGCACAGG acACCCAGGCTTTTGAGGCCCTGCTGCTGAGCCCCTCAGATGGCACACCACCACACCCCCTCGTCGTGTGCCCCCATG GTGGCCCCCATGCTGTCTTTGATGCCCGCTGGCGCCCGAGCATGGCTGCGCTGTGCCGGCTGGGCTTCGCCGTGCTCCTGG TGAACTACCGTGGCTCCCTGGGCTTCGGCCAGGCCAGCATCAGCTCCCTACTTTCCCATGTGGGTGAGCAGGATGTGGCAGACACCCAG CTGGCAGTGGAGCAGGCGCTGCACAGAGAGCCCCTGGACCCGCACCGCCTAGCCCTGCTGGCTGGCTCCCACGGAGCCTTCATCGCCCTCCACCTCCTCACTCGCGAGCCTGAGCGTTACCAAGCCTGTGCCCTGCGCAGCCCCGTCTCCAACCTGCCCGCACTGCTGGGCACCTCTGACATCCCTGACTG GCGCTACacctccctggggctgccctACTCCTTCGAGCGAGTGCCACGTGCTGAGGAGGTGGCCACCATGCTACTGCGCTCGCCCATCTCCCAAGCAGCCCAG gtgcAGACGCCAGTGTTGCTGTGCGTGGGCGCCCGGGACCGGCGCGTCAGCCCCATGCAGGCGCTGGAGCTGTACCGGGTGCTGCGGGCCAGGGGTGTGCCAGCACG GCTGCTGTGGTACCCGGAGGGTGGCCACGCGCTGGCTGGTGTGGAGACGGAGGCCGATGTCTTCACAAACTGTGCCCACTggctcctccagcacctggGGCAGCCCAGACAGGATGGGACGGGCCGGCACAGGCCCTAG
- the MST1 gene encoding hepatocyte growth factor-like protein, which translates to MQPVLGVLLALAAALGSGHRSPLNDFQRLRATELLMVPVDPPPPLPEQGTAEQCAHRCATSLACRAFHHDQQSQLCQLLPWTQHSARVQLQKNIRYDLYQKKDYLRDCIVGDGSSYRGTRATTEKGLRCQHWQSTTPHDHRFLPSSRNGLEENYCRNPDRDKRGPWCYTVDPNVRHQSCGIKKCEDAVCMTCNGEDYRGTVDHTESGTECQRWDLQHPHKHPYHPNKYPDKGLDDNYCRNPDSSEQPWCYTTDPGREREYCRIRICTEKRPRAVNLTNGCFRGKGEGYRGRVNVTVSGIPCQRWDSQVPHKHHFVPEKYPCKDLQENYCRNPDGSEAPWCFTSRSTIRIAFCFHIRRCPDDPPCLSPECYHGHGKHYHGHVSKTRKGITCQPWAAQTPHVPQISPATHPEAHLEENYCRNPDNDSHGPWCYTMDPRTPFDYCAIKPCSGSTVPSIMENADVVAFEQCGQRDERLQQKGRIVGGQPGNSPWTVSIRNRAGVHFCGGSLVKEQWVISTRQCFSSCDADLTGYEVQLGTLFKDPGPGDPDQQTIPIVRIVCGPSESQLVMLKLARPAALTRRVALICLPPEHYVVPAGTVCEIAGWGETGGTADGSVLNVARLPVLAHSECNTALRGRLKESELCTAPLRAGVGACEGDYGGPLACLTADCWVLEGVITPSRVCARTDQPALFIRVSLYVDWIYKVMKMG; encoded by the exons ATGCAGCCCGTGCTGGGGGTCCTGCTCGCCCTGGCCGCGGCTCTGGGCTCAG GCCACCGCTCACCCCTCAATGACTTCCAGCGCCTGCGAGCCACCGAGCTGCTGATGGTGCCTGTGGACCCACCGCCACCGCTGCCGGAGCAGGGCACTGCGGAGCAGTGTGCCCACCGCTGTGCCACCAGCCTGGCTTGTCG GGCTTTCCACCATGACCAGCAGAGCCAGttgtgccagctgctgccctggacCCAGCACTCAGCCCGCGTCCAGCTTCAGAAAAACATCCGCTATGACCTGTACCAGAAGAAAG ACTACCTGCGGGACTGCATCGTGGGCGACGGCTCCAGCTACCGCGGCACACGGGCCACAACAGAGAAGGGGCTGCGCTGCCAGCATTGGCAGTCCACGACACCGCATGACCACAG GTTTTTGCCATCCTCCCGCAATGGGCTGGAGGAGAATTACTGCCGAAACCCCGACCGGGACAAGCGGGGCCCATGGTGTTACACTGTCGATCCCAATGTCCGGCACCAGAGCTGCGGCATAAAGAAGTGTGAGGATG CCGTCTGCATGACCTGCAATGGGGAGGACTACCGTGGCACTGTGGACCACACTGAATCAGGGACGGAGTGCCAGCGCTGGGACCTGCAGCACCCACACAAGCACCCCTACCACCCCAACAA GTACCCTGACAAGGGGCTGGATGACAACTACTGCCGCAACCCTGACAGCTCCGAGCAGCCCTGGTGCTACACCACCGACCCCGGGCGGGAGCGCGAATACTGTCGCATCCGCATCTGCA CAGAAAAACGTCCACGGGCTGTCAACCTCACCAATGGCTGCTTCAGGGGCAAGGGTGAAGGCTACCGCGGCCGTGTGAATGTCACCGTGTCCGGGATTCCCTGCCAGCGCTGGGACTCCCAGGTGCCCCATAAGCACCACTTTGTGCCAGAGAAGTACCCGTGCAA GGACCTGCAGGAGAACTACTGCCGCAACCCTGATGGATCAGAGGCACCATGGTGCTTCACTTCCCGCTCCACCATCCGCATCGCCTTCTGCTTCCACATCCGCCGCTGCCCCGATGA ccctccctgcctgtccccagagTGCTACCACGGCCATGGCAAGCACTACCACGGCCACGTCAGCAAGACACGCAAGGGAATCACCTGCCAGCCATGggctgcccagacaccccaTGTGCCCCA GATCTCACCCGCCACCCACCCTGAGGCACACCTGGAGGAGAACTACTGCCGCAACCCCGATAACGACAGCCATGGCCCCTGGTGCTACACCATGGACCCCCGCACCCCCTTTGACTATTGCGCCATCAAGCCCTGTT ccGGCAGCACGGTGCCCTCCATTATGGAGAATGCAG ACGTGGTGGCATTTGAACAATGTGGCCAGCGGGAtgagaggctgcagcagaagggGCGCATCGTTGGCGGCCAGCCCGGCAACTCACCCTGGACTGTCAGCATCCGCAACCG ggctggcgTGCACTTCTGCGGGGGATCCCTGGTGAAGGAGCAGTGGGTGATCAGCACACGCCAGTGTTTCTCCTCCTG TGACGCCGACCTGACGGGCTATGAGGTGCAGCTGGGGACGCTCTTCAAGGACCCCGGCCCTGGGGACCCTGACCAACAGACCATCCCCATCGTGCGGATCGTCTGCGGCCCCTCCGAgtcccagctggtgatgctgaaGCTGGCAAG GCCAGCCGCTCTGACCAGGCGTGTGGCCCTGATCTGCCTGCCCCCCGAGCACTATGTTGTACCTGCGGGCACTGTCTGTGAGATCGCTGGCTGGGGAGAAACTGGAG GCACGGCAGATGGCAGCGTGCTGAACGTGGCGCGGCTGCCGGTGCTGGCCCACAGCGAGTGCAACACGGCGCTGCGTGGGCGCCTGAAGGAGAGCGAGCTGTGCACTGCCCCGCTGCGTGCCGGCGTGGGTGCCTGTGAg GGCGATTACGGTGGTCCACTGGCTTGCCTCACCGCTGACTGCTGGGTGCTGGAGGGAGTGATCACCCCCTCCCGTGTCTGTGCCCGCACCGACCAGCCCGCCCTCTTCATCCGTGTTTCCCTCTATGTCGATTGGATCTACAAGGTGATGAAGATGGGTTGA